The Sulfitobacter indolifex genome contains the following window.
GTGAGGGCGGTGTTATCTTTTCCATGGTGCGCTTTGGCAATGTGCTGGGCTCTTCCGGGTCTGTCGTGCCACTGTTTCAAGAGCAGGTCAGCCGTGGGGGGCCATTGACTGTCACAGACCGTGGCGTGGCGCGATACTTTATGACCGTCGAAGAGGCTGTGCGTCTGGTGTTGCAGGCCGGATCGTTGGCGCAGGGGGGGGAGGTCTTTGTCTTGGACATGGGCAAACCTGTGCCCATCCTCAAGCTGGCGCGGCAGGTGATCGAAACTGCCGGATACACCGTGCGGGATGAAGACAACCCCGATGGCGATATCGAGATTGAGATCACCGGCCTGCGCCCCGGCGAGAAGATGATCGAAGAATTGACGCTGAGCGGTGTGCTTATCAGTACGGCTCATCCGAAGATTTACTCTGCCCGAGAGGATGGGTTGACCGAACTTGAGATTGCGTCGGTTCTGCGGGAGCTACGCGAGGCGCTTGTCGCCAATGACGAGGGTCTTGCCCGTCAGGTGGTCTATCGCTGGGTCGAAGGCTTCGCAGCGCCAGAGGTGCTGAGGAAATCCTCCTGACCGAGCGGCTAAATGTCACGATATTGCCGCTGTTCTAAGATGTGGCAGATCAGCATTAAGGCAGAGATTGTCACTATTGCAGGCGAAGGACGGCTCGTGGATCAGCGGACGAAAACGTTAATACGTAAGCCGCGCAATGGCCCTGTGGTACCGTTACTGATGGCGGGGGGCGGCACTGCCCGGCGTTGCATCGGCCGACCCAAGCTACCACATCTTTGAAACCCCCGACCGACCGTCATTGAGCTTTTAAGGCTCGCCGGGCATGCTCGACATGCCCGCCGCCCATGCGCTGAAGGATGGGCAGATTGCGATTGGCGTATCGAACTTTGCTGGCATGATCCGGAACACGATCACCTTTCAAGCAACGCCGCGCATGTCGGCAAGCTTTCGGTATGTTGGGGTGCGTGATTGGTACGACTAAATTCACCGCTTGGTGCTTGTGATCGAAGCCTGCGCGGGTCACTTTGGCGGCATGGATAAAACGCTTCTTTCACTTGGCCACGGCTATAGCGCCCGCGCGCTGGCCACGCGGCTGATCCCGCAAGGCTGGCGCATCATTGGCACCACCCGCAGCCCCGATAAACTGGCCGAGATCGCCGCGACGGGGGTTGAGCCGCTGCTCTGGCCCGGGGATGATTTGACGCAGCTTTTGCGAGAGGTGCCCAACCTATTGGTCTCTGCCGGGCCGGGGCAGGAGGGTGACCCGGTTCTACTGGAGTTGCAGGATGAGATTGCCGCCGCCGCGCCGCATCTGCGGTGGGTCGGCTATCTGTCGACCACCGGGGTCTACGGCGATCACGGTGGCGATTGGGTGGATGAAACCACGCCACTCGCGCCCTCGACCCGGCGCGGTGCAGCGCGGGTACAGGCCGAGGCTGCATGGGCCGCAATCCCGAATTTGCCACTGCACATCTTTCGTCTGGCGGGCATCTACGGCCCCGGGCGCGGGCCCTTTGCCAAGGTTCGCAAAGGCACGGCGCGGCGGATTATCAAAGAGGGCCAAGTCTTTTCGCGCATCCATGTGGAGGACATCGCGCAGGCGTTGGAACTGTCACTGGCCACAC
Protein-coding sequences here:
- a CDS encoding YjbH domain-containing protein, which translates into the protein MLDMPAAHALKDGQIAIGVSNFAGMIRNTITFQATPRMSASFRYVGVRDWYD
- a CDS encoding SDR family oxidoreductase — its product is MDKTLLSLGHGYSARALATRLIPQGWRIIGTTRSPDKLAEIAATGVEPLLWPGDDLTQLLREVPNLLVSAGPGQEGDPVLLELQDEIAAAAPHLRWVGYLSTTGVYGDHGGDWVDETTPLAPSTRRGAARVQAEAAWAAIPNLPLHIFRLAGIYGPGRGPFAKVRKGTARRIIKEGQVFSRIHVEDIAQALELSLATPQPGAIYNLCDDDPAPPQDVIGHAAELLGLPLPPAVDFNEAEMTPMARSFYAESKKVRNDHAKAALGWQPIYPVYRSGLAALLRSED